The DNA sequence ACTGTCAACCGAATTAACTGTAGTTGAGATATAGCTAGGTTCAATAGCCTCATATCTTTCTGTGATTAACTTATTATACAAAATATTACTTAATACATCATCGCTCATAATGCAGCCTGACATCACAGTTATTCTAGTTGTATCAATTCGAGTCTTCTCGAAAAAGCTCACGAAACGATCGTATTTCTTATCAATCAATGCCCAACCTAAATATCCTTTGAACACTGTATTATCTGTTTCTTCATAAAGATTTAGTAATCTCTCAATAGTCAGCTTTTTTAGTTGTTCATAATCTTTATATGCCGTATCAGTAGAACCAGTAAATCCTGTAAATTCATATGATAATAAATCGACTTTTCTGAGCCGTGACACAGAATCTTCAACCGAGTGGCAGCCCTGAAATAGCATGGCCAACAATAAAATTGTCAATAAATAACTTTGCAATCTATTCATAGATAATTATTGCTGTGATTTTGCGATATCCTAATAATCTTTCATTACTCAGTTGCGTCAATCTTATTTTTGCGACGCACGTGGCTTGGTTCTCAGCCCGAGCGAGGATAATACGCTTGGGCTGCGCCGAAGGCATGGCGATGCCAAAGCCCAAGCACAGGTAAAATGCCAATATTTCGCACCCCTACTTTATACCTAAACCATTCGCTAAAAAGAAATCCGCTGCCCCTGGGCAGCAGTTTCCTCCGGAGGAAGAATCTCGCAATTGTCCCAAAGTCCTGTTTCCAGCGTAAGAGCGTAGGCGGCGGGTAACTTGTGTGCACGCATCTGCGCGGAAGCAGTGGCATGGTCGTATTCAAAGCTATGGTGCTCAAAATCAAAACCATTGCGATCATCGAGGAGCATGTACCATACGCGGGGAGTGCCATCATTGGCGGGCATCCCGATGACACCGGGATTCAACCAGTACTTTTCTTTTTTTTCTTCACTAAAGGGTAGGCCACAATGTCCGCCAAGGATAAAATCAGCCTTCGCTGCACTTAAGTGTTTAGCCTTTTCCGCCCAGGGAGTAGAAGCAAAAATATAACCTGATACTTCCGTCGTAGAACCATGTATTACTCGGCCCTTCAGGCCAGCGTATTGAAATTCCAAGTGGTGCGGCAATTGATGCATCCACTGAATAGCGTCTGGGCTTAAAACCGATTGTGCAAAAGGATACCACTGGCGGGAAAAAATATCACAGCGGCTACCATCATTAAAATCACAGCCACAGTCCTCTTCGCCATCGCGTAATTGGAGTTCTACGTTTCCTGCAATACTGTGTATACCCCAAGATTTGACCTTTTGAACAACGGCTTCCGGATCAGCGCAGTAACCAACGATATCACCCGTACAGATAATATTCTCAGGGGTAATGCCAAGATCAATGGCAATAGCCATCATTTTTTCCAAG is a window from the Lewinella sp. LCG006 genome containing:
- a CDS encoding metallophosphoesterase, with protein sequence MQVKNIGVLHGKVLVFGGVYSNLQALEKMMAIAIDLGITPENIICTGDIVGYCADPEAVVQKVKSWGIHSIAGNVELQLRDGEEDCGCDFNDGSRCDIFSRQWYPFAQSVLSPDAIQWMHQLPHHLEFQYAGLKGRVIHGSTTEVSGYIFASTPWAEKAKHLSAAKADFILGGHCGLPFSEEKKEKYWLNPGVIGMPANDGTPRVWYMLLDDRNGFDFEHHSFEYDHATASAQMRAHKLPAAYALTLETGLWDNCEILPPEETAAQGQRISF